One region of Quercus lobata isolate SW786 chromosome 2, ValleyOak3.0 Primary Assembly, whole genome shotgun sequence genomic DNA includes:
- the LOC115975885 gene encoding cysteine-rich receptor-like protein kinase 2 — MTNPHRNMDKVLKLTFTWWLWWLRLGVADPQINLLNSGCSQYNVSDGSNFRTNLNATFSDLRTELNNNKYFATAQQVKGSESAYALVQCRNYLSNADCLACFTAAVSQIRNCSAANGARVIYDGCFLRYESNIFFDQTTQPGNQGSCGNRTASQPVAFSTAADGLLKDLQVATPRINGFFAASKREGVDSSGNATVYAVAQCVETATESGCQNCLNVASNNIQVCVPNGDGRAVDAGCFLRYSDKPFFADNQTTDINSFLGNGGSSNKNAIIGGVVGGGGALLIIALFVFFIMIRRSKEVRRGDILGATELRGPVNYKYNDLKSATKNFSEENKLGEGGFGDVYKGTLKNGKMVAVKKLAIGQSSRAKADFESEVKLISNVHHRNLIRLLGCCSKGPERILVYEYMANSSLDRFLFGERRGSLNWKQRNDIILGTARGLAYLHEEFHVCIIHRDIKTGNILLDDDLQPKIADFGLARLLPEDQTHLSTKFAGTLGYMAPEYAIHGQLSEKVDTYSFGVVVLEIICGRKTSEVQHAFDGDYLLERAWKLYENNKHSELADETLNPEEYTVEEVKKMVEIALMCTQSSASVRPSMSEVVVLLKSKGSMENRPPTKPSYVDTDRKVRGDTSTSTGSSTSNATASISQLSAR; from the exons ATGACTAACCCACATAGAAATATGGACAAGGTCTTGAAATTGACCTTTACATGGTGGTTATGGTGGTTGAGATTGGGTGTAGCAGACCCACAAATCAATCTGCTAAACAGTGGTTGCAGCCAATACAACGTGTCCGATGGTTCCAACTTCCGCACCAATCTAAACGCAACGTTTTCAGACCTCAGAACAGAGCTGAACAACAACAAATACTTTGCAACTGCACAGCAAGTAAAAGGTTCGGAATCAGCCTACGCCTTGGTGCAGTGCAGGAACTACCTGTCTAATGCTGACTGTCTTGCTTGCTTCACCGCCGCCGTGTCTCAAATCCGCAATTGCTCCGCCGCCAACGGTGCCCGTGTCATCTATGATGGCTGCTTCCTCAG GTATGAGAGCAATATCTTCTTTGACCAAACCACTCAGCCTGGTAATCAAGGGTCTTGTGGGAATCGGACTGCATCACAACCTGTTGCTTTTAGTACAGCTGCAGACGGATTGTTAAAAGATCTCCAAGTAGCAACACCTAGGATTAATGGTTTCTTTGCTGCGAGTAAGAGAGAAGGGGTTGATAGTAGTGGTAATGCAACAGTGTACGCTGTGGCACAGTGTGTTGAAACAGCTACTGAGAGTGGTTGTCAAAATTGCTTGAATGTCGCATCCAACAACATACAAGTTTGTGTTCCTAATGGAGATGGTAGGGCAGTTGATGCTGGATGTTTTTTGAGGTACTCAGATAAACCCTTCTTTGCTGATAACCAAACTACCGATATCAATTCCTTCTTAGGCAATG GAGGTTCAAGCAACAAGAATGCCATCATTGGAGGAGTAGTTGGAGGTGGAGGTGCTCTTCTCATTATAGCTTTGTTTGTCTTCTTTATAATGATAAGAAGGTCCAAGGAAGTTCGTAGAG GTGACATTTTAGGGGCAACTGAACTACGAGGCCCAGTGAATTACAAATACAATGATTTGAAAtctgcaacaaaaaattttagtgaaGAAAATAAACTTGGAGAAGGAGGCTTTGGTGATGTATACAAG GGTACTCTGAAAAATGGGAAGATGGTCGCTGTTAAGAAACTAGCTATAGGCCAATCTTCTAGGGCAAAGGCCGATTTTGAGAGTGAAGTGAAGCTTATAAGCAATGTTCATCATCGAAATCTGATCCGTCTTCTTGGGTGTTGTAGCAAAGGACCAGAGCGAATTCTTGTCTATGAATACATGGCAAATAGTAGCCTAGATAGATTCTTATTTG GTGAAAGACGAGGCTCTCTCAATTGGAAACAACGGAATGATATAATCTTGGGTACAGCCAGGGGACTTGCCTATCTACATGAGGAATTCCATGTATGTATAATTCATAGAGATATAAAAACCGGCAACATTCTCTTAGATGATGATCTCCAACCCAAGATTGCAGATTTTGGGTTAGCAAGGCTTCTACCTGAGGATCAAACTCATCTCAGCACCAAATTTGCTGGAACATT AGGATATATGGCACCTGAGTATGCAATCCATGGTCAGTTATCAGAGAAGGTAGATACTTACAGTTTTGGGGTCGTTGTACTTGAAATTATATGTGGCCGAAAAACCAGCGAGGTCCAGCATGCTTTTGATGGCGACTACCTCCTTGAACGG GCATGGAAATTGTACGAAAATAACAAGCATTCAGAGTTGGCGGACGAAACCTTAAACCCAGAAGAATATACAGTAGAAGAAGTGAAAAAAATGGTAGAGATCGCTCTGATGTGCACGCAGTC